From Priestia aryabhattai, one genomic window encodes:
- the hflX gene encoding GTPase HflX: protein MTAEMNTELERVILVGCQLHDDDERFEYSMDELASLTETAKGEVLVRLTQKRDRIHPATYIGKGKVEELVALEEELEPDLIVFNDELSPSQIRNLSAGLSARIIDRTQLILDIFAQRAQTREGKMQVELAQLNYLLPRLVGQGTALSRLGGGIGTRGPGETKLESDRRHIRRKIDEIKRQLKTVVSHRERYRERRKRNHVYQIAIVGYTNAGKSTIFNRLTEAGIFEENQLFATLDPTTRQYTLPSGLTALLTDTVGFIQDLPTTLVAAFRSTLEEVTEADLVLHVVDSSNPDYNNHEKTVHRLLEELNVTDIPMLTVYNKEDMQHELFVPSASTSLSMSAFKSTDLVKLGERIQEEMKKEMVFFHVLLPAYEGKMLAELKTVSILESLKFNEETEKYQCKGYIAKEHPLYKKLQTLEES, encoded by the coding sequence TTGACAGCAGAAATGAATACTGAACTTGAACGCGTAATTTTAGTCGGATGTCAGCTTCATGACGATGACGAACGTTTTGAATATTCAATGGATGAGCTAGCATCTTTAACTGAGACTGCAAAAGGCGAAGTGCTGGTAAGGTTAACACAAAAGCGCGACCGCATTCATCCAGCTACCTATATTGGGAAAGGGAAAGTAGAAGAACTTGTGGCCCTTGAAGAAGAGCTAGAGCCTGATTTAATTGTGTTTAATGATGAATTGTCGCCGAGTCAAATCCGCAATTTGTCAGCAGGGTTATCTGCGCGTATTATTGACCGCACACAGCTGATTTTGGATATCTTCGCACAGCGTGCTCAAACGCGAGAAGGAAAAATGCAGGTGGAACTTGCTCAATTAAATTATCTGCTACCTAGGTTAGTAGGACAAGGTACCGCTTTATCGCGTCTTGGAGGCGGAATTGGGACAAGAGGTCCTGGTGAAACGAAACTTGAAAGTGACCGAAGACATATTCGCCGCAAAATTGATGAAATTAAGCGTCAGTTAAAGACAGTGGTAAGTCACCGCGAACGTTATCGAGAAAGACGTAAGCGTAACCATGTATATCAAATTGCGATTGTTGGCTATACCAATGCTGGTAAATCGACGATCTTCAACCGCTTAACAGAAGCTGGTATTTTTGAAGAAAATCAGCTATTTGCGACTCTTGATCCAACGACAAGACAGTATACACTTCCGTCGGGATTAACGGCTTTATTAACTGATACGGTTGGATTTATTCAAGACCTTCCAACAACGTTAGTGGCTGCGTTCCGTTCGACACTGGAAGAAGTGACCGAAGCAGACCTTGTTCTGCATGTGGTAGATTCATCTAATCCAGATTACAACAACCACGAAAAAACAGTGCATCGCTTACTAGAAGAGCTGAACGTAACGGACATTCCGATGCTGACAGTTTACAATAAGGAAGATATGCAACATGAACTATTTGTCCCATCCGCTTCGACATCGTTATCAATGAGCGCTTTTAAATCAACTGATTTAGTGAAGCTTGGGGAAAGAATTCAAGAAGAAATGAAAAAAGAAATGGTGTTCTTTCATGTGCTACTGCCGGCTTATGAAGGAAAAATGCTCGCTGAATTAAAAACGGTCTCTATTCTTGAGTCGTTAAAATTCAATGAAGAAACTGAGAAGTATCAGTGTAAAGGGTATATTGCAAAAGAGCATCCCCTTTACAAAAAGCTACAAACGCTTGAAGAAAGTTGA
- the mutL gene encoding DNA mismatch repair endonuclease MutL translates to MGKIVQLSDELSNKIAAGEVVERPASVVKELVENAIDANSTVIEIELEEAGLSKIRILDNGDGIASEDCLTAFKRHATSKIKTEQDLFRIRTLGFRGEALPSIASVSMLELKTSTGEEAGTHLKLRGGEIVHHELTSSRKGTELVIENLFFNTPARLKYMKTVNTELGNVTDVVNRLAMSHPEVSIRLMHQGRQLLYTNGNGDVRQVLAAIYGMAVAKKMIPINVQSLDYEVNGYVALPEITRASRNYMSTIINGRFVKNYGLLKAVQQGYHTLLPIGRFPIVFLTITMDPLLVDVNVHPAKLEVRLSKEAELFELIEQGVKAAFKKQQLIPDAVVPTKSKAAVQPTEQQTFTFDHQSKPSGYQPSDTIREPSFKEVPARVDEIMPTVKTEVIRQDEEPEPTFREIEPYEESVEENAPIPEPKRSAKEQPEPRVPAMYPIGQMHGTYILAQNEKGLFIIDQHAAQERIKYEYFKRKLGEVDSEVQELLMPLTLEFSGNEALILEEYKDMLAEVGVFLEPFGQNSYIVRSHPQWFPKGEEQETIEEMIQQIFTMKRVNIEKLREEAAIMMSCKGSIKANHHLRNDEIFALLETLRKTTDPFTCPHGRPIIIHHSTYEMEKMFKRVM, encoded by the coding sequence GTGGGTAAAATTGTGCAACTTTCAGACGAACTTTCAAATAAAATTGCTGCCGGAGAGGTTGTTGAACGACCTGCTTCGGTGGTGAAAGAACTAGTCGAAAATGCTATTGATGCAAACAGTACAGTTATTGAAATTGAACTAGAAGAAGCGGGTCTTTCCAAAATTCGTATTTTAGATAATGGAGACGGCATTGCTTCTGAAGACTGTTTGACCGCTTTTAAAAGACATGCTACAAGCAAAATCAAAACAGAACAAGATTTATTTCGAATTCGAACGTTAGGGTTTCGCGGCGAAGCTCTGCCAAGTATTGCTTCGGTTTCGATGCTTGAACTCAAAACAAGTACGGGAGAAGAAGCCGGCACTCACCTCAAACTTAGAGGCGGAGAAATCGTTCATCACGAATTAACATCAAGCCGAAAAGGTACCGAACTTGTTATCGAAAATTTATTTTTTAACACACCCGCACGTTTAAAATATATGAAGACGGTAAACACAGAGCTTGGTAACGTAACGGACGTAGTCAATCGTCTTGCGATGTCTCATCCTGAAGTTTCAATTAGGCTGATGCATCAAGGAAGACAGCTTCTGTATACAAATGGGAACGGAGATGTGCGCCAGGTGCTTGCAGCTATTTATGGAATGGCAGTAGCCAAAAAAATGATTCCGATTAATGTTCAGTCTCTTGATTATGAAGTAAATGGTTACGTCGCTCTTCCTGAAATCACAAGAGCTTCTCGTAACTATATGTCGACCATTATTAACGGTCGTTTTGTTAAAAACTACGGGTTGTTAAAAGCAGTACAGCAGGGCTATCATACCCTTTTGCCCATCGGCCGCTTTCCAATTGTGTTTTTAACAATTACAATGGACCCTTTGTTAGTGGACGTGAATGTTCATCCAGCGAAATTAGAAGTGCGCTTAAGTAAAGAAGCGGAGCTGTTTGAACTTATTGAACAAGGAGTAAAAGCTGCTTTTAAAAAGCAGCAGTTAATTCCGGATGCTGTAGTACCAACTAAGTCAAAAGCAGCTGTTCAGCCAACTGAGCAGCAGACCTTTACATTTGATCATCAGTCTAAACCGTCTGGCTATCAGCCGTCTGATACGATTCGCGAGCCTAGCTTTAAGGAGGTTCCAGCTCGAGTAGACGAGATCATGCCGACTGTTAAAACAGAGGTTATACGTCAAGATGAAGAACCTGAACCAACGTTTCGGGAAATAGAACCGTATGAAGAATCTGTAGAAGAAAACGCCCCGATTCCGGAACCAAAACGTTCAGCCAAAGAGCAGCCAGAACCGCGTGTTCCTGCGATGTACCCAATTGGCCAAATGCACGGAACGTATATTTTGGCACAAAACGAAAAAGGATTATTCATTATTGATCAGCACGCGGCGCAGGAGAGAATTAAGTACGAATATTTTAAGCGAAAGCTTGGAGAAGTAGATTCAGAAGTTCAAGAGCTGCTTATGCCGCTTACGCTTGAGTTCTCAGGAAACGAAGCCTTAATTTTAGAAGAGTACAAAGACATGCTTGCTGAAGTAGGGGTCTTTTTAGAACCGTTTGGACAAAACTCCTATATAGTTCGTTCGCACCCGCAGTGGTTTCCAAAAGGAGAGGAACAGGAAACCATTGAAGAAATGATTCAGCAAATCTTTACTATGAAACGAGTCAATATCGAAAAATTAAGAGAAGAAGCGGCTATTATGATGAGCTGTAAAGGATCGATTAAAGCGAATCATCATTTGCGAAACGATGAGATTTTTGCTTTACTTGAAACGTTGAGAAAAACAACAGATCCATTTACGTGTCCCCACGGACGACCAATTATTATTCATCATTCGACGTATGAAATGGAAAAAATGTTTAAGCGAGTGATGTAG
- the miaA gene encoding tRNA (adenosine(37)-N6)-dimethylallyltransferase MiaA, which yields MTGEKAKLIVIIGPTAVGKTKLSIELAKQLDGEIISGDSMQIYKGMDIGTAKVSEEEMQGIPHYLIDIKEPDESFSVAEFQEIVRKQIDDIHARGKIPMIVGGTGLYIQSVIYDYQFTETPSDEKVRERMEVFIKAHGIDPLYEKLKEIDPDSADTIHKNNHRRVIRALEVYEVTGKKFSDYTKEQSQELLYDVSIIGLTMDRDVLYERINHRVDMMMEAGLLDEVKSLYESGLHDVQSIQAIGYKELYAYFEGRCTLEEAVEQLKQNSRRYAKRQLTWFRNKMPVKWIEMEVDKFPEKFAEIFTYIAGKLKKEAN from the coding sequence ATGACGGGAGAGAAAGCAAAACTTATTGTCATTATTGGACCAACTGCGGTTGGTAAAACAAAATTGAGCATTGAACTTGCCAAACAGTTAGACGGAGAGATTATTTCAGGTGATTCGATGCAAATTTATAAAGGGATGGATATCGGAACAGCGAAGGTGTCAGAAGAAGAGATGCAGGGTATTCCCCATTACCTGATCGATATTAAGGAGCCAGATGAATCGTTTTCTGTGGCAGAATTTCAAGAGATTGTGAGAAAACAAATCGATGATATCCATGCTAGAGGGAAAATACCGATGATTGTTGGAGGGACGGGTCTTTATATTCAATCCGTTATTTATGATTATCAGTTCACAGAAACTCCTAGTGATGAAAAAGTTCGTGAACGAATGGAAGTATTCATTAAAGCCCATGGCATTGATCCTCTGTATGAAAAGCTAAAAGAGATTGACCCAGACAGTGCAGATACTATCCATAAAAATAACCATCGCCGTGTAATCCGAGCTCTTGAAGTTTATGAAGTAACCGGCAAAAAATTCAGTGACTATACAAAAGAACAGTCGCAAGAGTTATTATATGACGTAAGCATTATTGGACTTACAATGGATAGAGACGTATTATATGAGAGAATTAATCACCGAGTAGATATGATGATGGAGGCTGGACTGCTTGATGAAGTCAAATCATTGTACGAAAGTGGTCTTCATGATGTACAATCAATTCAAGCTATCGGCTACAAAGAGCTGTATGCTTATTTTGAAGGACGCTGTACGCTCGAAGAAGCCGTTGAACAGTTGAAACAAAATTCACGCAGATATGCAAAGCGTCAATTAACGTGGTTTCGAAATAAAATGCCTGTAAAATGGATAGAGATGGAAGTTGACAAATTTCCCGAAAAGTTTGCTGAAATTTTTACATATATTGCAGGAAAGCTGAAGAAAGAAGCGAATTAA
- the spoVK gene encoding stage V sporulation protein K yields MKREVNMVEQPITLKNNGQINIILNNETKKEKSYTTSIPRPAKKAVINHEPLREIEREMSGLVGMEELKKMIKEIYAWIYINKKREEQGLKAGKQALHMMFKGNPGTGKTTVARLLGKLFLNMNILSKGHLIEAERADLVGEYIGHTAQKTRDLVKKALGGILFIDEAYSLARGGEKDFGKEAIDTLVKHMEDSNDKFVLILAGYPREMENFLSLNPGLRSRFPFIFDFPDYDVNELMDIAGHMMNDRQYQFSTEAYKKLKDHFMDVKYNQTPRDFSNGRYVRNIIERSIRTQSMRLLEEESYERNELLTLTSSDIQL; encoded by the coding sequence ATGAAACGAGAGGTGAACATGGTGGAACAGCCGATAACTCTTAAAAATAATGGGCAAATTAATATCATTTTAAATAATGAAACAAAAAAGGAAAAATCGTATACGACATCAATTCCGCGTCCTGCCAAAAAAGCTGTGATAAATCATGAGCCGCTTCGGGAAATTGAACGAGAAATGAGCGGACTGGTTGGAATGGAAGAATTGAAAAAAATGATAAAAGAAATATATGCGTGGATATATATTAACAAAAAAAGAGAGGAACAGGGCTTAAAAGCGGGAAAGCAGGCGCTGCATATGATGTTTAAAGGAAATCCAGGAACAGGAAAAACGACGGTAGCCCGCCTGCTAGGTAAATTATTTTTAAATATGAACATCTTGTCTAAGGGACATTTAATTGAAGCAGAGCGAGCAGATTTAGTTGGAGAATACATTGGTCATACCGCTCAGAAAACGAGAGATCTTGTAAAAAAAGCGCTTGGAGGTATTTTATTTATTGATGAGGCTTATTCTCTTGCAAGAGGGGGAGAAAAAGATTTTGGAAAAGAAGCGATTGATACATTGGTCAAACATATGGAAGATTCAAATGATAAGTTCGTGTTGATTTTAGCTGGCTATCCAAGAGAAATGGAAAATTTCTTAAGTCTTAATCCAGGACTACGCTCTAGGTTTCCATTTATTTTTGATTTTCCGGATTATGATGTAAATGAACTGATGGATATTGCCGGTCACATGATGAATGATAGGCAGTATCAGTTTAGTACAGAAGCCTATAAAAAGCTAAAAGATCATTTCATGGACGTGAAGTACAATCAGACGCCTAGGGATTTTAGTAACGGTAGATATGTGCGAAACATTATCGAACGTTCCATACGTACTCAATCCATGAGGCTTTTAGAAGAAGAAAGCTATGAGCGCAACGAGCTTCTAACTTTAACGTCAAGCGATATTCAGCTGTAA
- a CDS encoding methionine gamma-lyase family protein: MFDQLKNGARIRELAAKVEKKIKPVHEKIDERIEANQFRVLQSFQQNRVSDSHFNPTTGYGYDDLGRDTLEKVYADVFGTEACLVRPQIISGTHAIGISLFGVLRPGDELLYITGKPYDTLEEIVGIRGSGVGSLKEYNISYKSVDLTAQGQVDFEEVKASIHEHTKMIGIQRSKGYGIRPSFTVAQIKEMISFVKIIKPDVIVFVDNCYGEFVETIEPTHVGADLMAGSLIKNPGGGLAKIGGYIAGRKDLVEACSYRMTTPGIGAEAGATLYSLQEMYQGFFLAPHVVGQALKGAVFSSAMFEELGMQSEPKWNSERTDLIQSVQFDDRDKMISFCQAIQFASPINSHVTAYPAYMPGYEDDVIMAAGTFIQGASLELTADGPIRPPYVAYVQGGLTYAHVKVAICMAVDQLLTKELL, translated from the coding sequence ATGTTTGATCAGTTGAAAAACGGGGCACGCATTCGGGAACTTGCTGCAAAAGTAGAAAAAAAAATTAAGCCCGTGCATGAGAAAATTGACGAGCGTATTGAAGCAAATCAATTTCGGGTGCTGCAAAGCTTTCAGCAAAATCGAGTGAGTGATTCACATTTTAATCCGACAACGGGGTATGGATATGACGATCTAGGCCGCGATACGTTGGAGAAAGTATATGCGGACGTTTTTGGAACAGAAGCTTGCCTGGTGCGTCCGCAAATTATTTCAGGTACGCATGCAATCGGCATTTCGCTGTTTGGTGTACTGCGTCCTGGAGATGAACTATTATATATAACTGGAAAGCCTTATGACACGCTTGAAGAAATCGTTGGTATACGAGGAAGCGGTGTAGGTTCTTTAAAAGAATATAATATTAGCTATAAATCAGTAGATTTAACAGCGCAAGGTCAAGTGGATTTTGAAGAAGTGAAAGCCTCTATTCATGAGCACACAAAGATGATAGGCATTCAGCGTTCAAAAGGTTACGGGATTCGTCCTTCTTTTACAGTAGCGCAAATAAAAGAAATGATTTCTTTTGTAAAGATTATTAAGCCTGACGTTATAGTATTTGTCGATAACTGCTACGGTGAATTTGTAGAAACAATCGAGCCAACGCATGTAGGAGCAGATTTGATGGCGGGATCGCTCATTAAGAACCCTGGTGGAGGTCTTGCTAAAATCGGTGGTTATATTGCAGGACGAAAAGACCTAGTGGAGGCTTGTTCATACCGAATGACAACCCCTGGAATCGGCGCGGAAGCTGGAGCGACGCTGTATAGCCTGCAAGAAATGTATCAAGGTTTCTTTTTGGCTCCGCACGTAGTCGGTCAAGCATTAAAAGGAGCAGTTTTCTCATCTGCTATGTTCGAAGAGTTAGGGATGCAAAGTGAGCCGAAGTGGAACAGTGAACGAACAGATTTAATTCAATCCGTTCAGTTCGATGACCGCGATAAAATGATTTCTTTTTGTCAGGCTATTCAATTCGCTTCGCCCATTAATTCACACGTAACGGCCTATCCCGCTTATATGCCAGGGTACGAAGATGATGTGATTATGGCAGCTGGAACGTTTATACAAGGAGCAAGCCTTGAGCTTACGGCAGATGGCCCTATCAGGCCTCCTTATGTCGCTTACGTGCAAGGCGGATTAACATATGCTCACGTGAAAGTAGCAATATGCATGGCGGTAGATCAATTGCTAACGAAAGAACTTTTATAA
- the hfq gene encoding RNA chaperone Hfq, producing MKQSVNIQDQFLNQLRKENIYVTVFLLNGFQLRGLIKGFDNFTVLIESEGKQQLIYKHAISTFVPNKNITVELE from the coding sequence ATGAAACAATCAGTTAATATTCAAGATCAATTTTTAAATCAATTACGTAAAGAAAATATCTATGTGACGGTATTTCTTTTAAATGGTTTTCAATTAAGAGGACTAATTAAAGGATTTGATAACTTTACTGTGTTAATTGAATCGGAAGGAAAACAGCAGCTGATTTATAAACATGCTATTTCTACATTTGTACCAAATAAAAATATTACAGTAGAACTTGAATAG
- a CDS encoding trimeric intracellular cation channel family protein encodes MTWDVLSIIGTIAFAISGAFIAMEEEYDILGVYILGIVTAFGGGAIRNLLIGVPVSALWEQGLFFQIALLSITATFLFPNNILKHWKRWGNFSDAIGLAAFAIQGALYATHMNHPLSAVIVAAVLTGSGGGIIRDLLARRKPTVLKDEIYAVWAIIAGFSVGLHITNTPVELYTLFILLVGLRMCSYIYKWRLPIKTIRQPNM; translated from the coding sequence ATGACTTGGGACGTACTTAGCATTATTGGAACGATTGCCTTTGCAATCAGCGGAGCTTTCATTGCCATGGAAGAGGAATATGACATTTTAGGCGTTTATATACTGGGAATCGTAACGGCTTTTGGCGGAGGAGCCATTCGAAACCTACTTATTGGTGTACCAGTGTCTGCACTTTGGGAACAAGGCCTCTTTTTTCAGATTGCTTTATTATCTATCACTGCCACTTTTTTATTTCCAAACAATATCTTAAAACATTGGAAGCGATGGGGAAACTTTTCGGACGCCATTGGCCTTGCAGCATTTGCGATTCAAGGAGCGCTTTATGCTACTCATATGAACCATCCGCTTAGCGCGGTTATTGTAGCTGCGGTCTTAACAGGAAGCGGCGGTGGTATTATCCGAGATTTATTAGCACGCCGAAAGCCTACTGTTCTTAAAGATGAAATTTATGCGGTATGGGCGATTATCGCAGGATTTAGCGTAGGGCTACATATTACAAACACGCCTGTAGAACTTTATACGTTATTTATCTTACTTGTAGGTCTTCGGATGTGTTCATATATTTACAAATGGCGCTTGCCGATAAAAACGATTCGACAACCAAATATGTAG
- the mutS gene encoding DNA mismatch repair protein MutS has protein sequence MAAYTPMIQQYLRIKAEYEDAFLFFRLGDFYEMFFEDATTASQELEITLTSRDGGGQERIPMCGVPYHSAPTYIERLIEKGFKVAICEQVEDPKHAKGVVKREVVQVISPGTLMNERGLHEKENNYICSVSEFEDQTFGLALSDLSTGENSVTLVSSFHDIVSEIYAKEAKEVVVSSEFSAEFLQTLKERMTITISYENSTEQVEGLDYLVESLQQQKLVTTFTRILQYLTRTQKRSLEHLQPVQFYQINEYMKIDLFSKRNLELTETIRSKGKKGSLLWLLDQTVTAMGGRLLKNWIDRPLLKQTDINNRLNMVDVLMKQFFEREELRELLKDVYDLERLAGRVAFGNVNARDLIQLKKSLQNVPHIQEVVNRLNHPYATKLVEDIDPCERLANLLERGLKEHPPLSIKEGDIIKDGYHEQLDQYRDASRNGKTWIASLEQQEREKTGIRSLKIGYNRVFGYYIEVTRANLHLLPEGMYERKQTLTNAERFITPELKEKEALILEAEEKIVELEYELFLQIREEVKAYIPRLQELAKKVSELDVLQCFAKISEERHYTKPIFSSGDISIQNGRHPVVEKVMNSQEYVPNDCQMTDDSSILLITGPNMSGKSTYMRQVALTAILAQIGCFVPADEAVLPIFDQVFTRIGAADDLISGQSTFMVEMLETKNAVTNATQSSLILLDEIGRGTSTYDGMALAQAIIEYVHEHIGCKTLFSTHYHELTVLDESLPALKNVHVSAVEKNGKLVFLHKIKDGAADKSYGIHVAELAELPDPLLERARVILQDLEQSSEREPVRQTPKIEDIKQQVPQADASHVQEERVDSKKADEANQLSFFEIEEKKEKPALSKREKAIVDRLKELDILEMTPLDAMNAMYELQKILKKK, from the coding sequence ATGGCAGCGTATACGCCAATGATACAGCAATATTTGAGAATTAAGGCAGAGTATGAAGATGCCTTTTTATTTTTTAGATTAGGTGATTTTTATGAAATGTTCTTTGAAGATGCCACTACGGCTTCTCAAGAACTTGAAATAACATTAACAAGCCGAGATGGAGGAGGACAAGAGCGCATTCCGATGTGCGGCGTTCCGTATCACTCTGCTCCTACGTATATCGAGCGATTAATTGAAAAGGGATTTAAAGTAGCTATTTGTGAGCAAGTAGAAGACCCTAAGCATGCAAAAGGTGTTGTAAAGCGAGAAGTGGTACAGGTGATTTCACCCGGAACACTGATGAACGAACGCGGACTGCATGAAAAGGAAAATAACTATATTTGTTCTGTTTCTGAGTTCGAAGACCAAACGTTTGGTCTTGCTCTTTCTGATTTGTCTACAGGAGAAAACAGCGTAACGCTTGTCAGCTCCTTTCACGATATAGTCTCAGAAATTTATGCAAAGGAAGCAAAAGAAGTCGTCGTAAGCTCAGAGTTTTCTGCTGAATTCTTACAAACATTAAAAGAGCGCATGACGATTACCATTTCTTATGAGAATAGTACAGAGCAAGTAGAAGGACTAGATTATTTAGTGGAGTCGCTTCAGCAGCAAAAGCTTGTTACAACGTTTACGCGTATTCTTCAGTATTTAACTCGTACGCAGAAGCGTTCGCTCGAACACTTACAGCCCGTGCAGTTTTATCAAATCAATGAATATATGAAAATCGATTTGTTCTCTAAGCGGAATTTAGAGTTAACTGAAACGATTCGTTCAAAAGGAAAGAAAGGCTCGCTTCTATGGTTATTAGACCAGACCGTCACGGCAATGGGTGGACGTTTGTTAAAAAATTGGATTGACCGCCCGCTTTTAAAACAAACAGATATTAATAATCGTTTGAATATGGTAGATGTCTTAATGAAACAGTTTTTTGAGCGAGAAGAACTGCGTGAGTTACTAAAAGATGTTTATGATCTAGAACGCTTAGCTGGACGAGTAGCTTTTGGTAACGTAAATGCTCGTGATTTAATTCAATTAAAGAAATCCTTACAAAACGTGCCTCATATTCAAGAGGTTGTGAACCGTTTGAATCATCCTTATGCAACAAAGCTTGTTGAAGACATTGATCCTTGTGAGCGATTGGCTAATCTTCTGGAAAGAGGATTAAAAGAGCACCCTCCTTTGTCAATTAAAGAAGGAGATATTATTAAAGACGGCTATCATGAACAGCTTGATCAATACCGGGATGCAAGCCGCAACGGAAAAACGTGGATTGCATCGCTTGAGCAGCAAGAGCGTGAAAAAACAGGAATTCGCTCACTGAAAATTGGTTATAATCGCGTGTTTGGCTATTATATAGAAGTAACGCGGGCCAATCTGCATCTTCTGCCTGAAGGAATGTATGAACGCAAACAGACGTTAACCAATGCAGAACGTTTTATTACGCCTGAGCTGAAAGAAAAAGAAGCGCTAATTTTAGAAGCGGAAGAGAAAATTGTAGAGCTGGAATATGAATTATTTTTACAAATTCGTGAAGAAGTTAAAGCGTATATTCCAAGGCTTCAAGAACTCGCTAAAAAAGTAAGTGAGCTTGATGTACTGCAGTGCTTTGCCAAAATCAGTGAAGAACGTCATTACACGAAGCCTATTTTTTCAAGTGGAGATATTTCGATTCAAAATGGGCGCCATCCCGTGGTAGAAAAAGTAATGAATTCACAGGAATATGTGCCAAACGACTGTCAAATGACGGATGATAGTTCAATCTTACTGATTACAGGGCCAAACATGTCTGGTAAAAGTACGTACATGCGTCAGGTCGCTTTAACGGCGATATTAGCTCAAATTGGCTGCTTTGTGCCGGCAGATGAAGCAGTTCTACCTATCTTTGATCAAGTGTTTACACGTATCGGAGCAGCTGATGACTTAATTTCAGGTCAAAGTACATTCATGGTCGAGATGCTAGAAACGAAAAACGCAGTGACAAATGCCACTCAGTCGAGTCTGATTCTATTAGATGAAATTGGGCGTGGTACGTCTACGTATGACGGAATGGCCCTTGCTCAAGCCATTATTGAATATGTTCATGAACATATTGGCTGTAAGACGCTATTTTCAACTCACTATCATGAATTAACCGTACTCGATGAATCGCTACCTGCGCTTAAGAATGTTCATGTAAGCGCGGTTGAAAAAAATGGAAAACTCGTCTTTTTACACAAAATCAAAGATGGTGCCGCAGATAAAAGTTATGGTATTCACGTAGCGGAACTAGCAGAACTTCCAGATCCGCTTCTAGAGCGAGCTCGCGTCATCTTACAAGATTTAGAACAGTCTTCTGAACGTGAACCTGTACGTCAGACTCCAAAAATAGAAGATATAAAACAACAAGTTCCACAAGCTGATGCGTCCCATGTTCAAGAAGAACGTGTAGATAGTAAAAAAGCAGATGAAGCCAATCAGCTTTCGTTCTTTGAAATAGAAGAGAAAAAAGAAAAGCCTGCGCTTTCGAAACGGGAAAAAGCAATTGTAGATCGATTAAAAGAGCTGGATATTTTAGAAATGACGCCTTTAGACGCAATGAATGCTATGTATGAACTGCAAAAAATATTAAAGAAGAAATAG